The Mesorhizobium sp. INR15 region CCTTGTCGATACCGCACTGCACCCATTATATATGCTGATGACGAGCGAAAGGAAGACGCGTCAGCGGCAATCGCTGTTCGCTTGGCGGCGACGGATTGGAAAAATATGATTGACGATGTCTACAATGCGAAAATTCTCGGTTTTGCCGGAAACATCGCGCGCATCGGCCGGCTCGATCATCCGGACGCGAGCGCCAAGGCGCATTCCAAGCTGTGCGGTTCGACCGTCACCGTCGACCTCAAGATGGAGGAGGGCGTGGTCACCGACTTCGCCCATGACGTGAAGGCCTGCGCGCTCGGCCAGGCGTCTTCCTCGATCATGGCGCAGCATGTGGTCGGCGCCACGGCGGATGAATTGCGCACAGTGCGCGAGACGATGCTGAAGATGCTGAAGGAAAATGGGACGCCGCCGGACGGCCGCTTCGCCGACCTCAAGTATCTGGAACCGGTGCGCGACTACAAGGCACGGCATGCGTCGACCATGCTGACCTTCGACGCCGTGGTCGATGCCATCGGCCAGATCGAGAAGAAGCGCGCCGAAGAGGCGGCTTAGGTGTGGAGCCTCAATAGGTTGTCCTCGGTTCTGTCGAGGCGACTGATCGGTGTTTTGGACTTTAGGCTGCCGTGCGGGCGATGCCAATTGTACCTGTGGAGCCATACCGGCAGTTCGGCTGCGCGGTGGTGCGAGGTCGGATAGGCGATGGCATAGGCCCATTCCCTTAGCGCGGTCTGGATGAAGCGCTCGGCCTTGCCGTTGGTCTTGGGCGTGTAGGGCCTTGTCCTGACATGCTTAAGGTCGAGATCGCGACAGGCTTTGGCGAAGGCTTTCGACCTATAGCAGGAGCCGTTGTCGGTCATGACGCGCGCAATGGTGACGCCGAGGCTTGCATAATAGGCCAACGCCGCCTTGAGGAAGGCGACGGCGCTTTCCTTCTTCTCGTCGGGCAGGATCTGCGAGAAGGCGATGCGAGAGGCGTCGTCGATGCAGACATGGACGAATTCCCATCCGGCGCCGCGCGACTTGCCCTTCTGTGGATCGCCGGTGATGCGGTGCCCGACCTGGCTGAAGCGGCCCAGCTTCTTGATGTCGATGTGGATCATCTCGCCGGGGTGCTCGCGCTCGTAGCGCCGGATCGGTTCGGCCGGCTCAATGTCCTTCAGCCGCGACAGCCCGGCACGCTTCAGCACCCGGCTGACGGTGGCGGGTGAGACGCCAACCTCCATGGCGATGTGCTTGCCGGTCAGCCGCCGGCGGCGCAATGCCATGATGCGCTCGGCCACCGCCTGTCCGGTCATCCCCGGCATGACATGAGGCCGCGACGAGCGGTCGACCATGCCGGCCCGGCCCTCGGCCTTGTAGCGCTCGACCCAGCGCGCCGCGATCTTCGCCGACACACCATACGTCCGCGCCGCATGGGCTTGGGAAAGACGACCTTCTATCACCGACAGCGCCATTTCCTCTCGACGCAGCGGCGTGAGACGGGCATTCTTGTGGATGTTCATTCGGACCCTCCGATGAGTGCTGAAGCTTGGTAACTCCAGTCTCCTCGGTCAGGTCCGAATGGACAACCCCCTGAGAGCTCACACTTAGGCCAGATAGTTCTGTGCCTGCAGCACGCGCCTGCTCT contains the following coding sequences:
- a CDS encoding iron-sulfur cluster assembly scaffold protein; this encodes MIDDVYNAKILGFAGNIARIGRLDHPDASAKAHSKLCGSTVTVDLKMEEGVVTDFAHDVKACALGQASSSIMAQHVVGATADELRTVRETMLKMLKENGTPPDGRFADLKYLEPVRDYKARHASTMLTFDAVVDAIGQIEKKRAEEAA
- a CDS encoding IS481 family transposase, which encodes MNIHKNARLTPLRREEMALSVIEGRLSQAHAARTYGVSAKIAARWVERYKAEGRAGMVDRSSRPHVMPGMTGQAVAERIMALRRRRLTGKHIAMEVGVSPATVSRVLKRAGLSRLKDIEPAEPIRRYEREHPGEMIHIDIKKLGRFSQVGHRITGDPQKGKSRGAGWEFVHVCIDDASRIAFSQILPDEKKESAVAFLKAALAYYASLGVTIARVMTDNGSCYRSKAFAKACRDLDLKHVRTRPYTPKTNGKAERFIQTALREWAYAIAYPTSHHRAAELPVWLHRYNWHRPHGSLKSKTPISRLDRTEDNLLRLHT